Part of the Tepiditoga spiralis genome, ATGAATAAAAAAAATAAAAATGCTATAATAAAGAAAACAATGATAATTACACTTTTTTTCACTTTAATCACCTCATTTTAATTATACTATAAAGTTTAAATCTTTAGGAGTGATAATATGCATAAAACAAAATTACGGCAAAATATACAAAATATAAAATACAAAATATAAAAATTTAAGGAGCGTGATTAATATTAAATTAATTGAAAATATACTTCAAGAAATATTGGTAGAAACTGTTTCAAAACTTTATGGAAAAGAAAATGCAGAAAAATTATTTATACAAGAAACAAATAATCCAACTTTTGGAGATTATCAAACTAATTATGCTATGATAAATGCAAAGGTATTTAAAAAGAACCCAAGGCTTATAGCTCAAGAAATAGTAGATAATCTTGAAAAAAATGATGTAATTGAAAAAGTTGAAATAGCCGGTCCTGGATTTATAAATATTTTTTTAAAAAAATCTTTTATTGAAAATTATGTTCTTTCTACTGGAAAAGAAAAGATTGACTTCAATAGAGATATTTCTGGAGACATAGTCATAGATTATTCTTCTCCAAACATTGCAAAGCCAATGCATATTGGACATTTAAGAAGTACTGTTATTGGAGATGCTATTAAAAGAATCTATACATTCGTAGGATACAATGTTATTGGAGATAATCACCTTGGAGATTGGGGAACTCAATTTGGTAAGTTAATTGTTGCTTATGAAAGATGGTTAGACAAAGAAAATTATGAAAAAAATCCTATAAATGAATTAGAAAGAATATATGTTGAATTTGAAAAAAAATCTGCTGAAAACCCTGAACTTCTTGATATTGCAAGAGCTGAATTAAAAAAACTTCAAGATGGGGATGAAAAAAACAGAAAACTTTGGAAAGAATTTATTGATGTCTCCATGAGTGAGTACAATAAAATATACGACAGAATGTACATAAAATTTGATACATATTATGGTGAATCATTTTATCATGACAAGATGGGAAAAATAATAGAATTATTAAAGGAAAAAAATATTGCTGAAAAAGACCAAGGGGCTCTTGTAGTAAAATTTCCTGAAGAATCTCATATACCAGTAGCTTTAGTTCAAAAAAGTGATGGTGCCTTTTTATACACAACATCAGATCTTGCATGTATAGATTTTAGAAGAAAAAAATATAATGTAGATAGACTAATTTATGTAACTGATGATAGACAACAACTTCATTTTAAACAAGTTTTTGCAATAACTGATATGCTCGGTTGGGATGTAAAAAAAGAACATGTTTACTTTGGATTAATGAGATTTGCTGATGGAGTATTTTCAACAAGAAAAGGTAATGTTATAAAATTACAAGACTTACTCGATAGAGCTAAAGAAAAGGTATTAGACATTTTAAAAGAAAGAAATCCAAATGATGAAAATATAGATGAAAAAGCTGAAATAATAGCAATTGGAGCTGTAAAATATGGTGATCTAAGTCAAAATAGAACCAGTGAAGTTATCTTTGATTGGAATAAAACCTTGAGTTTTAATGCAAATTCATCAGTTTATCTTCAATATACATATGCAAGAATACAATCTATTTTTAGAAAAGCAAATATAGATAAGCTTTCAAATAATTTATCTTTAACAACTGAAGCTGAAGAAAAATTAGCAAAAACCTTAATTAAATTCCCTGAAGCTGTTTTAAGAGCTGCAGATGCTTATAAACCTAATCTTTTAACGGATTATTTATTTGACTTAGCTCAAACTTTTAATTCTTTTTATAGTTCAACACCTATATTAAAATCAACTGATATTGAATTAAATTCAAGACTAATTTTGTGTGAAAAAACAGCTCATATATTAAAAGAAGGATTAAACCTTCTTGGAATTAAAGTTCTTAATGAAATGTAATTATTGAAATAAAAAAATAGTAAAACTCAAAAAAGAGTTTTACTATTTTTTATATACTTATATATAAAGGGGAGATATTATGATGCTTTACTTCTGGTTTTAATATCAAATATAACTGCTGCAACAAGGACTGCTCCACGAATAATGTATTGATAAGATATACCAACACCTATTAAATTCATACCATTAATAAGTGATGCCATAACAATGGCTCCTACTATAGAGTTAGTAACTTTACCAACGCCTCCTGCAGCTGAAGCTCCTCCAACAAATGCAGCTGCTATAGCATCAAGTTCAAAAGATGCTCCAGCAGTAGGTGTTGCTGATTGAAATCTTGATGCATATAAAATTCCTGATAATGCTGTCAAAAATCCCATTGATCCAAAAACAAATAAAGTAATTTTATTTAAACTAATACCACTAAGTTTAGCTGCTTCTGGATTTCCTCCAACAGCATAAATATGTCTTCCTAAAGCTGTTTTTGTAGTAAAAATATGATAAATAAGAGTAACAATTAAAACTATTACAACTGTCCATGATAAACCATTATAATTTGCTAAAATCCAAAAAACATACATTATTATTGAAGACATTAATATTAATTTAACTATAAATACTGGAACAGATAATACCTCAAAGTTATATTTCATTTTATTATTTCTGCTTTTTATATCTGAATAAATATAAAATAATACAATAAGTACACCTATTAACAATGTCGTTATATGAATATATTCACCGTGAAAAAAATCTGGAATATAGCCATTACCAATAATATTAAATGTATCATTTAATATTATAATTGTCCCACTTTTTTCAGTAGAAACTAATAATGCTCCTCTAAACACCATCATTCCTGCCAAAGTAACAACAAATGAAGGTATACCTATATATGATACTAAAAATCCTATAACAAGCCACATGGCAATACCTAATAAAGTTACAATTATTACTGTTGGAAGAACTGGGACATTATGATTCATCAATAATATTGCTGCAGCTGCACCTAAAAATCCAGAACCAAATCCAACAGAAAGATCGATATGTCTTATAACAATTACTAATGTCATACCAACTGCCAATACAGCAATATAACCCATTTGATTAAATAAATTACTTATATTTCTT contains:
- a CDS encoding sugar ABC transporter permease, with protein sequence MFNEIGTLLKKNIREYGMYIALAIIMLIFSVLTNGLFLSARNISNLFNQMGYIAVLAVGMTLVIVIRHIDLSVGFGSGFLGAAAAILLMNHNVPVLPTVIIVTLLGIAMWLVIGFLVSYIGIPSFVVTLAGMMVFRGALLVSTEKSGTIIILNDTFNIIGNGYIPDFFHGEYIHITTLLIGVLIVLFYIYSDIKSRNNKMKYNFEVLSVPVFIVKLILMSSIIMYVFWILANYNGLSWTVVIVLIVTLIYHIFTTKTALGRHIYAVGGNPEAAKLSGISLNKITLFVFGSMGFLTALSGILYASRFQSATPTAGASFELDAIAAAFVGGASAAGGVGKVTNSIVGAIVMASLINGMNLIGVGISYQYIIRGAVLVAAVIFDIKTRSKAS
- the argS gene encoding arginine--tRNA ligase, translated to MKLIENILQEILVETVSKLYGKENAEKLFIQETNNPTFGDYQTNYAMINAKVFKKNPRLIAQEIVDNLEKNDVIEKVEIAGPGFINIFLKKSFIENYVLSTGKEKIDFNRDISGDIVIDYSSPNIAKPMHIGHLRSTVIGDAIKRIYTFVGYNVIGDNHLGDWGTQFGKLIVAYERWLDKENYEKNPINELERIYVEFEKKSAENPELLDIARAELKKLQDGDEKNRKLWKEFIDVSMSEYNKIYDRMYIKFDTYYGESFYHDKMGKIIELLKEKNIAEKDQGALVVKFPEESHIPVALVQKSDGAFLYTTSDLACIDFRRKKYNVDRLIYVTDDRQQLHFKQVFAITDMLGWDVKKEHVYFGLMRFADGVFSTRKGNVIKLQDLLDRAKEKVLDILKERNPNDENIDEKAEIIAIGAVKYGDLSQNRTSEVIFDWNKTLSFNANSSVYLQYTYARIQSIFRKANIDKLSNNLSLTTEAEEKLAKTLIKFPEAVLRAADAYKPNLLTDYLFDLAQTFNSFYSSTPILKSTDIELNSRLILCEKTAHILKEGLNLLGIKVLNEM